From a single Oceanobacillus kimchii X50 genomic region:
- the walK gene encoding cell wall metabolism sensor histidine kinase WalK: MNKVGFFRSIQLKFIIIYILLLIIAVQVIGSFFTDRLNDELTRNFKTSASERVEMLSHNLEQAFARDRSEESGTIESLEEEITRIINDINRGNASTTINVVDNQSRVRGTNVLDDQNQIGQKLNNSMVRDALLFNSTDDGTFYDDETDSRVYVYVKPILGDDDMAVGAVFYKSSLEEVYGQIEDINNIFLQGSILAITISAIIGILVARTITKPIMEMREQAIIMANGDFTQKVNVYGRDEIGQLAETFNDLNSRLKHSYATIEEERRKLSSILANMSDGVIATDNDGSVTLMNDAAAKLIGENPEDLIGDSVIDVLHLEGNEIDLSELHNNGSMIIDFSNEDTPFLIRANFTTVVDEEEEITGFITVISDVTEQQKMEQERRDFVSNVSHELRTPLTTMKSYLEALSDGAWENKEIAPRFLDVTQTETNRMIRMVNDLLQLSKMDSDELPMHKQREEFTSYLYQVLDRYEMNIPESIHMEKIIPNTKAYVWMDRDKITQVMDNVITNAIKYSPDGGKIRVKLDIRRHYLLISVQDQGMGIAYDKLDKIFERFYRVDKARNRKLGGTGLGLAITKELVEAHHGQIWAQSSEGKGTTILFTLPLMSSKRGDVR; encoded by the coding sequence ATGAATAAAGTAGGATTCTTTCGATCGATACAGTTAAAATTTATAATTATTTATATATTACTCTTGATTATAGCTGTGCAAGTGATAGGATCCTTCTTTACGGATCGCTTAAATGATGAATTAACAAGAAATTTCAAGACATCGGCTAGCGAACGTGTAGAAATGCTCAGTCATAATTTAGAGCAAGCGTTTGCTAGAGATCGATCTGAGGAAAGTGGAACCATAGAGTCTTTAGAAGAAGAGATTACACGAATTATTAATGATATAAATAGAGGAAATGCTTCAACAACAATCAATGTTGTTGATAATCAGAGTAGAGTAAGGGGTACCAATGTATTGGATGACCAAAATCAAATTGGTCAAAAATTGAACAATTCAATGGTGCGTGATGCCTTACTTTTTAATTCTACGGACGATGGTACGTTTTATGATGATGAAACAGATAGCAGGGTCTATGTATATGTCAAGCCCATTTTGGGTGATGACGACATGGCTGTTGGGGCTGTGTTTTATAAGTCTTCTTTAGAAGAAGTATATGGCCAAATCGAGGATATAAATAATATCTTCCTCCAAGGTTCCATTCTTGCAATTACGATTTCGGCTATTATTGGGATTTTGGTAGCACGTACTATCACAAAACCAATCATGGAGATGCGTGAACAAGCTATAATCATGGCAAATGGAGATTTCACACAGAAGGTAAATGTATATGGTAGAGATGAAATCGGGCAACTAGCTGAGACGTTTAATGATCTCAATAGTAGGCTGAAGCATTCTTATGCCACCATTGAAGAAGAAAGGCGAAAGCTCAGTTCGATACTTGCCAATATGTCGGATGGTGTCATTGCTACAGATAACGATGGTTCTGTTACATTAATGAATGATGCAGCGGCTAAATTAATTGGTGAGAATCCAGAAGATTTAATAGGAGATTCTGTTATTGATGTCTTACACTTAGAAGGAAATGAAATTGATCTAAGTGAATTACATAATAATGGTTCCATGATCATTGATTTTAGTAATGAGGATACACCATTCCTTATTCGCGCCAATTTTACAACAGTGGTCGATGAAGAAGAAGAGATTACTGGATTTATTACTGTTATAAGTGATGTTACCGAACAACAGAAAATGGAACAAGAACGTCGTGATTTTGTTTCCAATGTATCACATGAGCTCAGAACACCTTTAACCACAATGAAGAGCTACTTAGAAGCATTGTCGGATGGTGCTTGGGAAAACAAAGAAATTGCACCGCGCTTTTTAGATGTGACCCAAACAGAAACCAATCGAATGATTCGTATGGTTAATGATTTATTACAACTGTCTAAGATGGATTCGGATGAACTTCCAATGCATAAGCAACGGGAAGAATTTACAAGCTATCTATACCAAGTATTAGATCGCTATGAAATGAATATTCCAGAATCCATTCATATGGAAAAAATAATACCGAATACGAAAGCCTATGTTTGGATGGATCGGGACAAGATTACACAAGTAATGGATAATGTCATAACCAATGCAATTAAATATTCTCCAGATGGCGGAAAAATCAGAGTTAAATTAGATATTAGACGCCATTATTTATTAATAAGTGTACAAGATCAAGGAATGGGAATTGCTTACGATAAATTAGATAAAATATTTGAAAGGTTTTATCGTGTGGATAAAGCAAGAAACCGAAAACTTGGAGGTACCGGTTTAGGACTAGCAATTACAAAAGAATTGGTTGAAGCACATCATGGTCAGATATGGGCTCAAAGTAGTGAAGGTAAAGGAACAACAATTTTATTTACATTACCACTGATGAGCTCGAAGCGGGGGGATGTCAGATGA
- the yycF gene encoding response regulator YycF — MSQKILVVDDEQPIADILQFNLEKEGYQVVVANDGDTAIELAESEKPNLILLDIMLPGKDGNEVLREVRKTQNIPVIMLTAKDAEIDKVLGLELGADDYVTKPFSNRELIARVKANLRREQVPDETVKTTKDIVIGDLIVHPDAYVVSRKGEEIELTHREFELLHYLARHIGQVMTREHLLETVWGYDYFGDVRTVDVTVRRLREKIEENPSNPLWIVTRRGVGYYLRNPEQE; from the coding sequence ATGAGTCAAAAAATACTAGTAGTAGATGATGAGCAGCCAATTGCAGATATATTACAATTTAACTTAGAAAAAGAGGGCTACCAAGTTGTCGTAGCAAATGATGGAGATACAGCGATAGAATTAGCAGAAAGTGAAAAACCGAACCTAATTCTTTTAGATATTATGCTTCCGGGGAAAGACGGAAATGAAGTTTTAAGAGAAGTAAGGAAAACACAAAATATTCCTGTAATCATGCTTACAGCAAAAGATGCAGAAATCGATAAAGTCTTAGGACTGGAGCTTGGTGCAGATGACTATGTAACAAAGCCATTTAGCAACCGAGAACTTATTGCGCGTGTTAAGGCGAATTTACGTCGTGAACAAGTACCAGATGAAACGGTGAAAACAACGAAAGATATTGTTATTGGGGATCTTATCGTACACCCTGATGCATATGTCGTGTCGCGAAAAGGAGAAGAAATTGAACTTACACATCGTGAGTTTGAGCTTCTACACTATCTGGCGCGTCATATAGGACAAGTAATGACAAGAGAACATCTATTAGAAACAGTATGGGGATATGATTATTTCGGTGATGTACGTACAGTAGATGTAACCGTTCGTCGCCTTCGTGAAAAAATTGAAGAGAACCCAAGTAATCCTTTATGGATTGTAACCCGAAGAGGTGTGGGTTATTATTTACGTAATCCTGAGCAGGAGTAG